Proteins encoded within one genomic window of Dermatophilus congolensis:
- a CDS encoding methyl-accepting chemotaxis protein, with the protein MTTEATGKKPISITVKIALVGLVGLIGALLIGGAALLAIRQISNANEEQNTALHVEKAALGMQAHNLDVSGWQLGVLGDVYRLGAKRALSGEDAYNAKGFDKARASLEADLKAFPRADLTDEERKHLDTVEAGYKEFFDAEAEVRTLYATENRAKIDQAAGEINGGKAGQAFTKIADASDALAASATARATALSEQKTSVIAFVPWIIIGITIVLAGFIALSARIIALPIARSLHSVRDSLIAISRSDLTVPAAITTHDEVGETARALEHTRTAMISIITRVMQATQDVADNAQNLTSLSQNVGADAANSFSELDSTAREASSVDKNIQTVAAGTEEMTASIREIAKSTNDAAAIAAQAVQVAETANAAVTQLGTSSAEIGEVVKTITGIAEQTNLLALNATIEAARAGEAGKGFAVVANEVKDLARETSQATENIGRRVETIQNDTHAAVSAINEIASIIAQIHDSQGTIASAVEEQTATTNEMSRSVNDAARGAGSIAQNVERTAQSSRSTSGTTERMSEEITRLVDSSASLRELVSHFRV; encoded by the coding sequence TTGACCACCGAAGCAACCGGCAAAAAACCCATCAGCATCACCGTCAAGATCGCGCTCGTTGGACTCGTTGGACTCATTGGGGCCCTCCTCATTGGCGGCGCCGCCCTGTTGGCAATACGGCAGATCAGCAACGCCAACGAAGAACAAAACACAGCGCTGCATGTCGAAAAAGCCGCCTTGGGCATGCAAGCCCACAATCTAGATGTCTCCGGCTGGCAACTCGGTGTTCTTGGTGACGTATACCGCCTCGGCGCCAAACGCGCACTCAGCGGCGAAGACGCCTACAACGCCAAAGGCTTCGACAAAGCCCGTGCCTCTTTAGAAGCAGACCTCAAAGCCTTCCCCCGAGCAGACCTCACCGACGAGGAACGAAAACACCTCGACACCGTCGAAGCAGGCTACAAAGAGTTCTTCGACGCCGAAGCTGAAGTGCGCACACTGTACGCCACTGAAAACAGAGCCAAAATCGATCAAGCGGCTGGTGAAATCAACGGCGGAAAAGCCGGACAAGCCTTCACAAAAATCGCTGACGCCTCCGATGCCCTCGCCGCTTCAGCAACCGCTCGCGCTACCGCGTTGAGCGAACAAAAAACTTCGGTGATCGCCTTCGTCCCCTGGATCATCATCGGTATCACCATCGTCCTGGCCGGATTTATCGCTCTGTCTGCCCGCATAATCGCCCTACCCATCGCGCGATCACTGCACTCAGTCCGCGACTCACTCATCGCGATTTCCCGCAGTGACCTCACCGTGCCAGCAGCCATCACCACCCACGACGAAGTCGGTGAAACTGCCCGCGCACTGGAGCACACCCGCACCGCGATGATCAGCATCATCACCCGCGTCATGCAAGCAACCCAAGATGTCGCGGATAACGCCCAGAACCTCACCTCACTGTCCCAGAACGTGGGGGCCGACGCAGCCAACAGCTTCTCCGAACTGGATTCCACTGCTCGCGAAGCCAGCAGCGTCGACAAAAACATCCAAACCGTCGCGGCAGGCACCGAGGAAATGACCGCCTCAATCCGTGAGATCGCAAAATCCACAAACGATGCTGCCGCCATCGCCGCCCAAGCCGTGCAGGTCGCCGAAACCGCAAACGCAGCCGTCACCCAACTCGGCACAAGCTCAGCCGAAATCGGCGAAGTCGTCAAAACGATCACCGGAATCGCTGAACAAACCAACCTGCTGGCCCTCAACGCCACCATCGAAGCCGCCCGCGCCGGAGAAGCAGGCAAAGGCTTCGCTGTTGTAGCCAATGAAGTCAAAGACCTCGCCCGAGAAACCAGCCAAGCCACCGAAAACATCGGACGTCGCGTCGAAACCATCCAAAACGACACCCACGCCGCTGTGAGCGCCATCAATGAAATCGCAAGCATCATCGCCCAGATTCACGACTCCCAGGGCACCATCGCCTCCGCCGTCGAAGAACAAACAGCCACCACCAACGAAATGAGCCGCAGTGTCAACGACGCCGCCCGCGGAGCCGGAAGCATCGCCCAGAACGTCGAACGCACCGCCCAGTCATCCCGCAGCACTTCTGGCACCACCGAACGGATGTCTGAAGAAATCACACGACTGGTCGACAGCAGTGCCAGCTTGCGCGAACTCGTTAGTCACTTCCGCGTCTAA
- the ppk2 gene encoding polyphosphate kinase 2, with amino-acid sequence MSTNEGTAKTHRNKPVKLNKKAYEKELRRLQTELVAFQQWVIENGERVLLIFEGRDAAGKGSAIKRITEYLNPRHTRVVALPAPTEREKTQWYFQRYITHLPAAGEIVIFDRSWYNRAGVERVMGFCTDAEYQRFLHQTPDFERMLVEDGILLLKYWFSVSDEEQQTRFRSRAADPMRRWKLSPMDVESINRWEDCSRAKDAMFAATDLPGARWITIESEDKKRSRINVINDILTRIPWKHLAPHEITIPTRPAATSKNYTRPDRSTFLYATDVAANLERHPKNH; translated from the coding sequence ATGTCGACGAATGAGGGCACCGCAAAAACACACCGAAACAAACCTGTCAAGCTCAACAAAAAAGCCTACGAAAAAGAACTACGCCGCCTGCAAACCGAACTCGTCGCATTTCAACAATGGGTGATAGAAAACGGCGAACGCGTACTCCTCATCTTCGAAGGCCGCGACGCCGCGGGCAAAGGCAGTGCCATCAAACGCATCACCGAATACCTCAACCCCCGCCACACCCGCGTCGTAGCCCTACCTGCACCCACCGAACGCGAAAAAACACAGTGGTACTTCCAGCGGTACATCACCCACCTGCCCGCAGCGGGAGAAATAGTCATCTTCGACAGGTCCTGGTACAACCGCGCCGGAGTAGAACGCGTCATGGGATTCTGCACCGACGCCGAATATCAGAGGTTCCTCCACCAAACCCCCGACTTTGAACGCATGCTCGTCGAAGATGGCATCCTCCTGCTCAAATACTGGTTCTCCGTCTCCGACGAAGAACAACAAACCCGCTTCCGATCTCGCGCAGCCGACCCCATGCGCCGCTGGAAACTCTCCCCCATGGACGTCGAATCCATCAACCGATGGGAAGACTGCTCCCGCGCAAAAGACGCCATGTTCGCAGCCACTGACCTACCCGGAGCCCGCTGGATCACCATCGAAAGCGAAGACAAAAAACGATCACGCATCAACGTGATCAACGACATCCTCACTCGCATCCCCTGGAAACACCTCGCACCCCACGAAATCACTATCCCCACACGCCCCGCAGCCACAAGCAAGAACTACACCCGCCCAGACCGCTCCACCTTCCTCTACGCCACCGACGTCGCCGCCAACCTCGAACGCCATCCCAAAAACCACTAA
- a CDS encoding DNA-3-methyladenine glycosylase I translates to MTPSPDLVTGEDGLARTPWAYGSEALLTYYDTEWGMPVRDERGMFERLSLEVFQAGLSWETILRKRESFRRAFDNFSPDSVCAFDDVDIERLVNDPAIVRHRGKIMATLTNARATCALRGRVLIHETRPATVTPEPIEGGQGLAELVWSYQPQETPEPFRLNEIPSESNESAALSAVLKKNGFLFVGPTSMYALMEAVGIVDTHLVGSHRRGASGVWRS, encoded by the coding sequence ATCACTCCCAGTCCCGACCTTGTCACCGGAGAAGACGGACTGGCACGGACACCCTGGGCTTACGGCAGCGAAGCACTACTGACGTACTACGACACTGAATGGGGAATGCCTGTACGCGACGAAAGAGGCATGTTCGAGCGGCTATCGCTAGAAGTTTTCCAAGCAGGACTTTCCTGGGAAACCATCCTTCGCAAACGCGAATCATTCCGCCGCGCATTCGACAACTTCTCCCCCGACTCAGTCTGCGCATTCGACGACGTCGACATCGAACGGCTGGTGAATGACCCTGCAATCGTGCGGCATCGCGGAAAAATCATGGCAACGCTCACCAATGCCCGCGCCACCTGCGCACTGCGCGGACGAGTACTCATTCACGAAACACGGCCAGCCACAGTTACTCCCGAACCAATCGAAGGAGGGCAAGGACTCGCCGAACTGGTGTGGTCCTACCAACCACAGGAAACCCCTGAACCCTTCCGCCTTAACGAAATCCCCTCCGAATCAAACGAATCAGCCGCCCTATCGGCTGTGCTGAAGAAAAACGGATTCCTGTTCGTTGGCCCCACATCTATGTATGCCCTCATGGAAGCAGTCGGCATCGTCGACACCCACCTGGTGGGCTCCCATCGCCGCGGCGCCTCCGGGGTGTGGAGATCGTGA
- the gcvH gene encoding glycine cleavage system protein GcvH has translation MSDLVYPENLQYTTDHEWVSITDGVARVGITSFAQDALGDIVYVSVPNIGDEVEVDGAAAEVESTKSVSDVNSPVGGEVTAVNEKLDESPELLNSDPYGEGWIFEVKLASADATADLLDAAAYKEMLD, from the coding sequence ATGAGCGATCTCGTCTACCCCGAGAACTTGCAGTACACCACGGACCACGAGTGGGTCAGCATCACTGATGGTGTCGCCCGCGTCGGCATTACTTCGTTCGCCCAGGATGCCCTTGGTGACATCGTCTACGTGTCCGTCCCCAACATTGGTGACGAGGTCGAGGTCGATGGCGCAGCCGCTGAGGTTGAGTCCACCAAGTCAGTCAGTGACGTCAACAGCCCTGTGGGCGGTGAAGTCACGGCAGTGAACGAGAAGCTGGACGAGAGCCCGGAGCTGCTTAACTCCGACCCGTACGGAGAGGGCTGGATCTTTGAGGTCAAGCTTGCTTCTGCGGATGCCACGGCTGACCTTCTCGATGCAGCGGCATACAAAGAGATGCTCGACTGA
- a CDS encoding FHA domain-containing protein, whose product MSDSTPQNFGAPRTDPATMQFTGINIPDSTDVDYGLRDEDRTTAEALRPGTALLIVLRGPNRGARFLLDSAVTTVGRHTDSDIFLDDVTVSRRHAIFEYKDGFFHVRDVASLNGTYVNQEMTDSAVLRSGDQVQVGKFRLLFLAKDEI is encoded by the coding sequence GTGAGCGACAGCACCCCGCAGAATTTCGGAGCCCCACGCACCGACCCTGCGACCATGCAGTTCACCGGCATAAATATCCCGGACAGCACTGACGTCGACTACGGCCTCCGAGACGAAGACCGCACCACTGCCGAGGCTCTCCGTCCAGGAACTGCCCTGCTCATCGTCCTGCGCGGCCCTAACCGCGGAGCGCGTTTCCTGCTCGACTCTGCCGTGACAACTGTGGGACGCCACACAGACAGCGACATCTTCCTCGATGACGTCACTGTTTCTCGACGGCACGCAATTTTCGAGTACAAGGACGGTTTCTTCCACGTTCGTGACGTCGCTTCTCTCAATGGAACCTACGTGAACCAAGAAATGACCGACTCTGCGGTTTTGCGCAGCGGAGACCAGGTTCAGGTTGGCAAGTTCCGTCTTCTTTTCCTCGCCAAGGATGAGATCTGA
- the ftsR gene encoding transcriptional regulator FtsR produces the protein MSGAEHEETSKGDSFTIGAVVDLLSEEFPDLTISKIRFLESKQLVTPARSPSGYRHFRTSDVERIRYILRAQRDNFWPLKVIREALDAMDRGLEPAPTLGSTPTAPPVEPPSVPGAAELLTPPSKLRITLAELAQSAHTSEAYIESLVGYGLIVPDEAGHVDGYAIPVATSAAVLASYGLEPRHLRTFRTAAEREVGLAQQLNPRHDDDSGEERLGEMLHEFLTLHAALVQAGVARSRHS, from the coding sequence GTGTCCGGTGCAGAGCACGAGGAAACGAGTAAAGGAGATTCGTTCACGATCGGCGCGGTTGTTGATCTGCTATCCGAGGAATTCCCGGATCTCACGATCAGCAAAATCCGGTTCTTGGAGTCCAAGCAGCTGGTGACCCCTGCCCGTTCTCCTTCCGGATATCGACACTTCCGCACCTCTGATGTGGAGCGCATCCGGTACATCCTGCGTGCTCAACGCGACAATTTTTGGCCACTGAAGGTCATCAGGGAAGCCCTCGATGCGATGGATCGAGGGCTGGAGCCTGCTCCTACGCTCGGCTCGACTCCCACTGCTCCACCTGTGGAGCCCCCTTCCGTTCCCGGCGCAGCAGAACTCCTCACTCCACCAAGCAAACTGCGCATCACTCTGGCTGAGTTAGCTCAGTCTGCGCACACCTCAGAGGCCTACATCGAGTCTCTTGTCGGATACGGCCTTATCGTCCCTGACGAGGCTGGACACGTCGACGGTTACGCCATCCCTGTTGCTACTTCAGCGGCAGTGCTGGCTTCTTACGGGCTTGAGCCTCGCCATTTGAGGACATTCCGCACCGCTGCTGAACGTGAAGTAGGGCTGGCGCAACAACTCAATCCCCGCCACGACGATGACAGCGGTGAAGAACGTCTGGGGGAAATGCTGCACGAATTCCTCACCCTCCATGCCGCATTAGTGCAGGCCGGAGTGGCGCGCTCACGTCACTCCTGA
- a CDS encoding bifunctional nuclease family protein has translation MRDLDVLGVRVETPTNQPIVLLREREGDRYLPVWIGAAEAAAIAFAQQGVEPPRPLTHDLLRDVITGLGVLLNEVQIVKLEDKVFYADLIFSNGVRVSSRTSDAIALALRTESPIRVVDEVMDEAGVIVDDDRDDEVEKFREFLDNVSPEDFDTEGGPEEPAGDDLDPK, from the coding sequence GTGCGTGACCTCGATGTGCTCGGCGTAAGAGTGGAAACCCCTACCAATCAACCTATTGTTCTCCTGCGTGAACGCGAGGGGGACCGTTACTTACCTGTCTGGATTGGTGCTGCGGAAGCTGCTGCGATCGCTTTCGCTCAACAAGGCGTTGAACCACCCCGCCCCTTAACTCATGACCTGCTGCGAGATGTCATCACTGGCCTTGGCGTTCTTCTTAACGAGGTGCAAATCGTCAAGCTCGAAGACAAGGTTTTTTACGCCGACCTCATCTTCAGCAATGGCGTGCGAGTGAGCTCACGCACCTCTGATGCGATCGCTTTAGCGTTGCGAACAGAATCACCGATCCGCGTGGTTGATGAGGTGATGGATGAGGCGGGAGTCATCGTCGATGACGACCGTGACGACGAGGTTGAAAAATTCAGGGAGTTCCTCGACAACGTTTCTCCCGAAGACTTCGACACTGAAGGTGGCCCTGAAGAACCTGCAGGGGATGACCTGGACCCGAAGTAG
- a CDS encoding MerR family transcriptional regulator — MGKDIEMPGTEPALTLPSAPIPEQVSTEEPQSLPTDAGFRGPVACKAVGITYRQLDYWARTGLVEPSVRSAAGSGSQRLYSFSDVLVLKVVKRLLDTGVSLQQIRNAVDALRQRGIHVLEQVTLMSDGATVYECTSNDEVIDLLQGGQGVFGIAIGRVWREVEGDLADLPVERLGEPAAPTEPAIDELSARREARKTG; from the coding sequence ATGGGTAAGGACATTGAAATGCCGGGCACCGAACCGGCCCTCACCCTTCCCTCGGCCCCGATCCCGGAACAGGTTTCCACCGAGGAACCGCAGTCACTTCCCACAGATGCTGGGTTCCGTGGACCCGTCGCCTGCAAAGCTGTAGGAATCACCTACCGGCAGCTGGATTACTGGGCACGCACTGGTTTGGTAGAGCCTTCAGTGCGCAGCGCCGCCGGATCTGGCAGTCAGCGTCTTTATAGCTTCAGCGACGTCCTCGTCCTCAAAGTAGTGAAAAGGCTGCTAGACACAGGGGTTTCGCTCCAGCAAATCCGGAACGCTGTCGATGCTCTTCGCCAACGCGGTATTCACGTTCTTGAGCAGGTCACCCTCATGAGTGATGGGGCCACCGTGTACGAATGCACCAGCAACGATGAGGTCATTGACCTTCTCCAAGGCGGTCAGGGTGTGTTCGGTATCGCTATTGGTCGGGTGTGGCGTGAGGTCGAGGGTGACCTTGCTGATCTGCCGGTCGAGCGCCTCGGTGAACCGGCGGCACCAACCGAACCAGCCATTGATGAGCTCTCTGCCCGCCGCGAGGCCCGCAAAACCGGTTGA
- the gcvP gene encoding aminomethyl-transferring glycine dehydrogenase, producing the protein MSTDSNRTGELSAFVGRHIGPTSTDVEQMLQTIGVSDLDALVNATMPSQIRFNDVLNIPAAPSENAVLAELAEKAARNTVKDSMIGLGYYGTIMPSVIRRRVLENPAWYTAYTPYQPEISQGRLEALLNFQTMCSDLTGIDIANASLLDEGTAAGEAVTLMRRASKAAKDAVVVVDADLFPQTKSVIKTRSWPVGITVVEADLSDVTDAASLKEAAGGHDVFGVIVQYPGASGQIRDYAALAEAVHEGKGLVAAVADLLALTLMTPPGEWGADIAVGTSQRFGVPMQFGGPHAGYMVVRKGLERNMPGRLVGTSVDADGNPANRLALQTREQHIRREKATSNICTAQALLAILASMYAVYHGPAGLKKIATTVHAHARVIADKLTAAGVNVTTDRFFDTLTVSVPGGAGDILLKAVAHGINVWRANDDTILLSCDETTDSDTVSRLLSAFGVKVSAEEVDELVSGLLPEGKELTAALSQEWGQSFARTSAFLTAEAFNTVHSESQMLRYQRKLSDKDYALDRGMIPLGSCTMKLNAATEMEAVTWPEFANLHPFAPADQTQGIREIITDLQRWLVEITGYDAFTLQPNSGAAGELAALTAIRDYHTSRGEGERDICLIPSSAHGTNAASAGMAGFKVVVVKSTEGGEIDLEDLRAKLDKHAGKVAAIMITYPSTHGVYEDTVTTLTELVHAEGGQVYIDGANMNALVGVAKPGQFGGDASHLNLHKTFAIPHGGGGPGVGPVGVKSHLAPFLPNHPLDPSAGPQTGSGPCASAPFGSAGVLPITWAYIRLMGGRGLKQATYSAVLNANYIAARLRDSYPVLYSNDGIVAHECILDLRKLTHDSGVTVDDVAKRLIDYGFHAPTMSFPVAGTLMVEPTESEDKEELDRFCDAMIAIRAEIQQVQDGQVAVEESVLRNAPHTAASIAGEWNHPYSRELAVFPGNVDPASKYWPPVRRIDGAFGDRNLVCTCPPMESYED; encoded by the coding sequence TTGAGCACCGATTCCAACCGCACCGGCGAGCTTTCGGCTTTCGTTGGACGCCACATCGGCCCCACGAGCACTGACGTGGAGCAGATGCTCCAGACGATCGGGGTTAGTGACCTCGATGCGCTCGTCAATGCAACGATGCCCTCACAGATCCGGTTCAACGACGTCCTTAATATCCCAGCCGCCCCATCTGAGAACGCTGTTCTCGCTGAGCTGGCTGAGAAAGCCGCCCGTAACACGGTCAAGGACTCGATGATCGGTCTGGGCTACTACGGCACGATCATGCCCAGCGTGATCCGCCGACGAGTGCTGGAAAACCCTGCCTGGTACACGGCGTATACGCCCTACCAGCCAGAGATTTCTCAGGGCCGCCTGGAGGCGCTGCTGAACTTCCAGACGATGTGCAGCGACCTCACTGGCATCGACATCGCGAACGCATCCCTGCTTGATGAAGGAACCGCCGCAGGTGAAGCCGTGACGTTGATGCGTCGGGCCAGCAAAGCTGCCAAAGACGCGGTTGTTGTTGTCGATGCGGACCTGTTCCCGCAAACCAAGTCGGTTATCAAAACGCGTAGCTGGCCGGTAGGTATCACTGTTGTTGAGGCCGACCTCAGCGACGTCACTGATGCTGCCTCTTTGAAGGAAGCTGCCGGTGGCCACGATGTCTTCGGTGTCATCGTCCAGTACCCCGGCGCTAGTGGCCAGATCCGTGACTACGCCGCTCTAGCTGAGGCTGTCCACGAAGGTAAAGGTCTTGTGGCTGCGGTGGCGGACCTGTTGGCGCTGACGCTGATGACGCCCCCCGGTGAGTGGGGCGCAGACATCGCGGTAGGCACCTCGCAGCGTTTCGGTGTGCCCATGCAATTTGGTGGCCCGCACGCCGGCTACATGGTGGTGCGTAAAGGCCTGGAGCGGAACATGCCTGGCCGCCTAGTCGGCACCAGCGTGGACGCTGATGGCAACCCAGCGAACCGTTTGGCTCTCCAGACTCGTGAACAGCACATCCGCCGTGAGAAAGCCACCAGCAACATCTGCACCGCGCAGGCTCTGCTGGCCATCCTTGCCTCCATGTACGCGGTTTATCACGGCCCTGCTGGGCTGAAGAAGATCGCTACCACGGTGCATGCCCACGCCCGTGTCATCGCAGACAAACTCACTGCGGCTGGCGTAAACGTCACCACTGACCGTTTCTTCGACACCTTGACCGTTTCGGTCCCCGGTGGCGCCGGAGACATCCTGCTCAAGGCTGTGGCCCACGGCATCAACGTCTGGCGCGCCAACGACGACACGATCCTGCTCAGCTGCGATGAAACCACCGACAGTGACACTGTCTCGCGGCTGCTGTCCGCGTTCGGGGTTAAGGTCAGCGCCGAAGAAGTCGACGAGCTCGTCTCAGGCCTGCTGCCCGAAGGGAAAGAGCTGACCGCTGCGTTGAGTCAGGAATGGGGCCAGAGTTTTGCCCGCACCTCAGCCTTCCTGACAGCAGAGGCCTTCAACACTGTCCACTCGGAGTCGCAGATGCTGCGCTACCAGCGCAAACTCTCTGACAAGGACTACGCCCTTGACCGTGGCATGATCCCGCTGGGTTCGTGCACGATGAAGCTCAACGCGGCCACGGAAATGGAAGCCGTCACCTGGCCCGAATTCGCTAATTTGCACCCGTTTGCACCTGCGGACCAGACGCAAGGTATCCGTGAAATCATCACCGACCTGCAGCGCTGGCTGGTGGAGATCACTGGGTACGACGCATTCACTCTCCAACCGAACTCTGGTGCTGCTGGGGAGCTGGCTGCCCTTACCGCCATCCGTGACTACCACACCTCTCGCGGTGAGGGTGAGCGCGATATCTGCCTCATCCCCTCCAGCGCACATGGCACCAACGCCGCCAGCGCAGGTATGGCCGGATTCAAGGTGGTCGTGGTCAAGAGCACTGAGGGCGGCGAGATTGACCTTGAGGATTTGCGAGCCAAGCTGGACAAGCACGCGGGCAAGGTCGCAGCGATCATGATCACCTACCCCTCGACGCATGGTGTCTACGAGGACACGGTGACGACGTTGACAGAGCTGGTGCACGCCGAAGGCGGGCAGGTCTACATCGATGGAGCGAACATGAACGCTCTAGTGGGTGTGGCTAAGCCTGGCCAGTTCGGTGGAGATGCAAGCCACTTGAACCTGCACAAGACGTTCGCGATTCCGCACGGTGGCGGCGGCCCTGGTGTTGGCCCGGTGGGTGTGAAGTCACACCTGGCTCCGTTCTTGCCTAACCACCCACTGGACCCCAGCGCAGGCCCGCAGACCGGTTCTGGCCCGTGTGCATCGGCGCCTTTTGGTTCGGCTGGCGTGCTGCCGATTACATGGGCTTACATTCGCCTCATGGGCGGCCGGGGGTTGAAGCAGGCCACCTACAGTGCGGTGCTCAACGCTAACTACATTGCGGCGCGGCTGCGGGATTCGTACCCGGTGTTGTACAGCAATGACGGGATCGTGGCACACGAGTGCATTCTCGACCTGCGCAAGCTCACCCATGACAGTGGAGTGACGGTCGATGACGTGGCCAAGCGACTTATCGACTACGGCTTCCACGCCCCGACGATGTCGTTCCCGGTAGCAGGAACGCTGATGGTGGAGCCGACTGAGTCCGAGGACAAGGAAGAGCTCGACCGTTTCTGTGACGCGATGATTGCTATCCGTGCAGAGATTCAGCAGGTCCAAGATGGCCAGGTTGCTGTGGAGGAGAGCGTGCTGCGTAACGCTCCGCACACCGCTGCCAGCATCGCGGGGGAGTGGAATCACCCGTATAGCCGTGAGTTGGCTGTATTCCCAGGCAATGTAGACCCCGCTTCGAAGTACTGGCCTCCGGTGCGTCGTATCGATGGCGCGTTCGGTGACCGGAACTTGGTGTGCACGTGCCCGCCGATGGAGTCTTACGAGGACTGA